The genomic region AGGATCCTTCGCGGATGTAGACGCGCATTCCGGCGTTCAACTTCTCGAGCGCCTCGGCCTCGGTCACGCTCTCGTGGTCGGTGTCGAGATACTGAGCCACTGACTGCAACTCGGAGCCGGTCACGCGGGGGGCGTGCCCGTCGACCGTGAGCCCGCGCTCGCGGGCAGCCTCGATCTTGTCGTGGATCGCCTCCTCGCCCGCGAGAACGCCTGGAACGTTCATGACCTCGCCGAGTGCGATCACCTGCTCGTCGCCGAGCAGGTCCTCGACGGCCGCAGCGTCGAGCGTTGCGCCGCCGTCCTGTAGGTGTGAAGCCGGGACCGAAGAGGGAGCAGTGAACCGAATCTTTAGCGGCGTGTGTGCGGCGTCTTTGATCATCCCACGGACGCCGGCCAGTCCACAGACGTTTGCGATCTCGTGGGGGTCTGCAACGACACTGGTGACGCCGCGGTCCAGCACGGCGTTACCGTAGTGGGCCGCAGTCACCATCGACGACTCGATGTGCATGTGCGCATCGATGAGCCCCGGAGCGATGTACTCGGCTTCAATCTCGCGGTTCGCTGGCCGATCGGCGAGAGCGACGATCTCCCCGTCGTCGACGGCGACCGTCGTCTCCCGCAGCGTGCCGTTGAGAACGTCGACTAGTGTCCCACTGATCGTCAGATCGACGGTGTCAGTGCGGGTCATCGCGATCGATCCCCACGGGCAGTGGTTCGCTGCTGTGTCCATCCCAGCCGACTCCCGATCGTCGATTGAACATCCTGCAGTTTCGATGGTAAAGGAAAACGCACGTTTTCGTTTGTACGATACAGCTCGTTACACATATAGATATGGGGCAGGAATTCGGATTACTACCGTAAAAGTCAATTGGGCCGCATCGGGGATCGATTACGGTGTCAGTTTCTGTGCGTTCTTGCGTGCTTCTTGGAAATTCCGCGCTCCATCTCCGATCGCTCGGCCTGACTGCGATACCATCTCACACCGAACAGCTTCTCGCGAGTTGGTAGATGTAGCACTAACAATAGGTGGTTGTGGATAGTTCCAAATTATCTCCCAAACTGGGCGGTCCTTATTATTATCTGTACGACTGATTGTGAACTGTGGCGAATACTGACTGTAAGATTGGTTTTATTGGTGTTAGTTCGTTATGTGGTGTCGTATGTCGAAGAGAAGTGACGACTCACGCAGAACAGTGTCGAGACGACAGTTGCTGGCGAGCACCGGGGTTACTGGGCTCGGAATGGCTGCCGGCTGTCTCAGCGAGGATAGCAGCAGCGACGCCGGACTCTCTGCCGCCTGGATCTACTTCGCCGAGGCGGACGATCAGGGCTGGACGTCGTCGCACGACGCAGGTCGGCAGGCGACCGCAGACGAACTGAACGACTTCGAGGGCGATTACGTCGAGAGCGTCGACGCCTCCGATGTCGAACAGACGGCCAGCCAGTTCGCCGAAGACGGCTTCGATGTCGTGTTCGGTCTGAGTGCGAGTTTCACCGATCCGATGGCTGCCGCCTCGGAGGAGTATCCCGATACCGCCTTCGAGGTGGCTTCAGGAATTGATACCGGCGAGAATTACGGTGCGTTCCACGAAAAACTGTACCACGCACGATACTTGGTCGGCTATGCGGCGGGCATGCTCACCGAGAACGACAACATCGGCTACGTCGCGGCCAATCCGGTGTCGACGGTTTACCAGGAAATCAACGGCTTCGCTTCCGGTGTCGCCGACGCCAACGGCGATGCGACGGTGTACGTTCGGTGGACGAACAGCTGGTACGACCCGGCGACGGAAGGCGAAAACGCCCAGGCGCTCATCGACGACGAGGATGTCGATGTCATGGCCCAGCACCAGGACTCACCATCCGTTCTCGAGACGGCAGCGGAAAACGATATCTGGGCATCAGGATACGCGGAGTCCGCGCCGGACGCTGCGGGCGACAACTACCTGATGACCCCCGTCTTCAACTGGGAAGTCGTCTACATGCAGATCATCGAACAGGTCCGTGCCGGCGAGTGGGAGGCCGGATATACGTTCCCGGGAATCGCGGACGGGGCCGTCGATATCAGCGATCCGGGACCGGAAGTGCCCGACGAGGTCGTCGAGGAAGTCACGAGCATCAAAGAGGACATGGAGTCGGGCGACGCCGACGAAATCGTCTGGAGCGACACGCCGTACGAAGACTGGTCCGAAGAGGAAGTCCTGTTCGACTCGAGTTCCTTCGAGATGGACAATATCGACGGGCAGGAACTGTAGCGGCGGGAGAGACGGGATTTTTACTACGATCGGTAGCCGTCAGTACCAGCGCGACCACGGCGTCCTGCGGACGAGTCGGAAACCCGGTACAACAGACCGTCCAACACGGCCGACAGAGTCGATAGGGGTTAGTCCTGTTCGCGGCTGTAGGCGTCGACCAGCGCCGAGGGCCCGCCCAGTTCATTGAGATTGCCCTGTCGCATGACGTACCAGAGGACGACGACCGTCATAATGTAGGGATAGGTATTCATCACTTGCGGGTTGAGCAGGAAGTCGACCGCCGACTCGACCGCGGCGATATCGATCCCCGAAAGCACCGCGTCACGGACCGCACCCGACCGGAAGGAGAGGGCATCGATGGCGGCGAAGAGGTACGCTCCGACGAGAAGCCGCCAGATGTGCCACTGCGCGAAGATGACCAGCGCGACGGCGATCCAGCCCCGGCCGGCGGTCATCTCGACGCCCCAGAAGTTGGTGAACGCGAGCGAGAGTTGTGCGCCGGCCCCACCTGCCAGTGCGCCGCCGAGCAAAACACAGGCGTACTGGATGCGGAAGACGGGCACGCCGGCTGTGTCAGCCGTCTCGGGATCCTCGCCGACCGCGGTGATCTCCGAGCCGACGTTCGTCCGAAAGAGGAGATACCAGATCACAGGAACGAGACTCAGGCTGAGGTAATCCAGCGCCGTCACGCTGAAAAACGCCTGCCCAACGACGGGGATATCCGACAGCAGCGGCAGGGGGATCTGGTCGAAGCCGTCGACGTTTCTGCCGACCCACGCCCGTCCGAAGTACGTCGTTACTCCCGTCCCTAACAGCGTGAGCATGATCCCGCTGATCACCTGATCTGCCTTGAGCGAGATACAGAGCACCGCGTGCAAAAGTGCCAGCGCAGCTCCGGCGACCATCCCGATGGCGAATCCGAGCCAGAGACTCCCGGTGGAGATCGCCCCGGCAAAGCCGGCGAGTGCCCCGGCTAGCATCATCCCTTCGACACCGAGATTGAGCACGCCGCTACGTTCGGCGATGACCTCGCCCATCGCCGCCAGTAACAGGGGGGTTGCAAGCCGGACGGTCGATTCGAGGGTGCCGGCGATGATACTCATGCTGATCCCTCCACACTCGGCTCAGATCCGGAATCCGGCTTACTACCGAAGGTCACCGCTAATCGGTAGTCCGTGATGAACTCCGCGGTCAGAAGAAACAGGATCGTCAGCGCGACGATCACGTCGACCAGTGCGTTCGGCACGTCCATCGTGATTGCGACCGTCGTTCCACCAGCGGTCAGGACCCCGAAAAACAGTGCGGCGAGAAGCACCCGGAAGACGCCGTTACGGCCCAGCAGGGCGACTGCAACCGCTGTGAATCCGTATCCGGGTGAAAAGCTCTCGAAGAGACGACCGTGGACGCCCGCGATCTCGATGATACCAGCTAACCCCGCGAGAAAGCCGCCGATAAGGAAGACGAGGATGTAGATCTTGTAGCTGCTGATCCCCGCCTGTTTCGCCGCGGCCGGATTCGAGCCGATAAACGTGATCTCGTACCCGAGCCTCGTTCGGGTCAGAAGCAGCGTCCCGAGCACCGCCGCGATCGCCAGGATGCCGACACCGACGTGAAGCCGGGGATGGAGGACGGTCGGTAACTCCGCGGCGTCGGGGAGGCGATCGGTCGCTGTCTGCCCGCCGCGGCCCTGAAGCGGTCCGCGAAGCAGGTAGCCAGTAAACGTCGTCGCAGCGAAGGTGAGCATCAACGAGGAGATGATCTCGTTGACGTCGTGTTCGGCCCGGAGATACCCGGGGATCGCCCCGTACAGCGCGGCGGCGAGTCCGGACGCAAGCATCATTAACACCAGTAGGACGTAGCTCGGAACGCCGTAGTTCAGACCGATATACGTTCCGACGATCGCACCGACATACAACTGTCCTTCCGCTCCGATATTCCAGAGGCCGGCCTTCAGCGGAATGTAGACGGCTAATCCGGCGAGAAATAGCGGCGTCGCCGTCGTGAGGATATCGGCGATGCCGCCGAGATCCAGCAGGCTGTCGAGGAAAATTTGCTCGTAGACGAGAATCGGGTTGGCCCCGATCCACAGAAGCGGGATTGCGGCGACGAACAGCGCCGCGAGAATCGTCAGCACGGGAGCCCCGTAGTCGAGCCACCGCGGAGTCGATTCTCGGCTTTCGACTTCGATAGCGGGCGTCATTTGAGCCCCTCGGTTCGCTGTGTTCGCTCGGTTCCGTCCGGTTTGGCTCCGGTCGACATGTACATGCCGAGTTCCCACTTGTCGGTCTCCTCTGGTGTCGTCTCGAAGACGAACTGGCCGTCGTACATCACGAGAATTCGATCGCTCATATCGAGCAGTTCGTCCAGATCCTCGGAGATCAGTACCACGCCCGTTCCGTCCGTCCGCTGTTCGAGCATGAGTTCTCGGATCCGCTCGATCGCACCGACGTCGACCCCTCGAGTCGGCTGGTTCGCGACGAGTAGATCGGGTTTACGATGCATCTCACGCGCGAGAATAAGTTTCTGGAGGTTGCCGCCGGACAGGTCCCCGGCAGCGGTCTCCCGAACGTTCTCGACGCCCCGGACGTCGAACTCCTCGACCAGTTGATTGGCGTACGTCTCCATCTCATCGTAATCGAGCAAGGCGCTATCGCCCGACAGTTCGCCGTTTCGATACACCTTACTGCCGGCGTTGTGCATCACGCTCAATTGCTCCGCACAGCCGTGTTTGTATCGGTCTCCGGGAACGAACGACACGCCGGCGTCGATGAACGCCCGCGGGGATTGGCCGGTCAGATCCGTGCCGTTGACGCTTATCCGCCCGGTCTGAACCGATCGATCGCCGATCAGACACTCGGCCAACTCCCGTTGGCCGTTGCCGCTGACGCCCGCGATTCCGACGACCTCGCCCTCGCGGACGGTGAGGTCGACGCCCGAAAGGACCGAGACGCCGCGGTCGTCACGCGCGCGGAGTCCCTCCGCCTCGAGAACCGGCTCACCGACAGCCACCGGTTCCGTATCGAGTCGAAAGAGCACCTCGCGTCCGACCATCTTTTCAGCCAGGTCGCGCTGGCTGACGGTGTCGGCGTCGATCGTCTCGATTTTCTCGCCGTCGCGCAGGACAGTGACGCGGTCGGCCATCTCTTCGACTTCCCAGAGTTTGTGCGTGATGAAAATGACTGTGAGCCCTTCCGAAACGAGCGTGTCGATGGTCTCGAACAGTTGTTCGGCCTCGTTGGGCGTTAGGACGGCGGTTGGTTCGTCGAGGATCAGGAGATCGATGTCTCGGTACAGCGCTTTGAGAATCTCGACGCGCTGGCGTTCGCCGATATCGAGTTCCCAGACGTTCGCGTCCGGATCGACAGTCAGCCCGTACTCCGCGGCGAGTTCTTCGACCCGTTCGCGCGGCCCGTCCCGTTCTCGCCCGAATAGCCGCTTGATCGGTGACAACACACCGCCGGTTGACTTGGTCTCACGTTCGCCCAGAACGATGTTCTCCAGGACGGTCATCCGGGCAACGAGCATGAAGTGCTGGTGGACCATGCCGATGCCGGCGTCGATCGCATCGTTCGGGGAATCGAAGCTGCGGGGCGTTCCCTCGAACGTGATCGTACCACTCGTCGGACTGTACAGTCCGTAGAGGATATTCATCAGCGTGCTCTTGCCGGCCCCGTTTTCGCCCAGTAACCCGTGAACTTCGCCACGCCGTACTGAGAGATCGATCCCGTCGTTGGCGACGATGTCACCGAACTCCTTGGTCACGCCCTCGAGTTCGAGTATCGTTTGTTCTTCACTCATAGTTGAATCATGTCGTATTGGTCTCTCGCGTCGATTTAGCACTCGTTCCCCAGTCGGATTCCCCGCTGTTCGCCCGGAGAAATCGCTGCGATGGCCTCTCCGGACATATTCCATTGAAACGTTGAATCGTAACCGCCTGAACGGGAGTCAGACCCCTCCTACGCCGTGTGCGAGTCGAACGGCGAAAAGCCGGGGAAACTGGGGCTGGGGAACTCATCTCACGTCGATATTCCAAACATTTGCATTTATATATTCCTGTCTGGGCAGATATCGCACGATAGAGAGGCAACAGTTTGGGAAATATATCTTTAACGTAGAAAAGCGAAAACGATACATTAGATATGGCGAGTACCGCTCGAAACGGACAGACAGACAATGCTTCTCACAGAAGAACCGTCCGGCGAAACGGCCGACGGCACGTGATCATTATTGCAGCTCTTTCTCACCGGGTGAAGAGGACGGTACATTTCCGGGCATGAAAGCCTCGACTTCGTCGCCGTGGTGAAAAGAACCGCCACAACCGCGACGAGACTGCCCGTTAGCTTCCCCGGTAGGTCGTGTACCCTCCCGGCGAGAGGAGCAGCGGGACGTGGTAGTGTTCGTCCGGTTCAGCGATCACGAAGCGCACGGGAACCGTGTCGAGAAACGATGACTCGTCGTCGACCGATCGGTAGTACTCGCCGACGTCGAACAACAGTTGGTACGTGCCTGCCTCCATCTCTTCGGAGGTGAGCAGGGGCTCGGTTAGCCGTCCGTCGTCGTTGGTGACACCCTGTGCGAGTTGTTCGGCCTCGCTCGATTCATCCAGCCGCTGAAGCGTAACCTCGACGCCGGGAGCGGGCCCTTCTCGACCCGTATCCAGAACGTGTGTCGTCAGTTCGGCGCTCATTCCGACATCTCTTCGAGGTCGCTGTGATCCATCGAAAACTGCTGGAATCCGGTCGGTCGCGGAGGCTCTTTCAGCACTTTCGCGTCCCCGTCGAGATCGCGCTCCTGGATCCAGGTGCGGTTGTTCGCCTCGAAGCTGACGGATTCGAGCTGCGGGAACCGTTCGAGTACTCGCAGCCCGATCTGGTAGATCAGATCCTGGATCGAGTTGGAGTCGACCTCGTGGAAGACGACCTGAGCGATATCGCGGACCTGCTCGGCGGGAACGTATCGCTCCGGATCCGTTCCCAGTGCGTCCGCCGACTCCGCGTACGTCCAGAAGATGTCGAGGGTGATGTGCAGTGCTCGGTCCTCCCGTTCCGGCAGCGTCGTGTACTCGTCTTGGACGTAGTCGGTGAACGAACTCCCCTTGACCTTGACCAGTTCGATGTCGGTTACGCCGCTGATGTGGTCCGCGATAACCGGACCGTCCTCGCTCCGTTCGAGATAGATCTCCCCGAAGCCCGATTCGTTGTGAGACTGGCGAAAGACGAGGCCGCTATCCTCAAAGCCGTCCTCGCTGGGAACGTCCCGCTCCTCGAACGGAATCTCGTCGGCGGACAGCTGGATCGACTCCATCTGTGAGTAGGTGTCCAGAAACTGCGAGCCGACGAACTCGAGAAAGCCCTCGATGGTGGCTCCCTCGTACTCGCCGGCCTGATGGAGGACGAAATTCTTCATCGAGTCCGTCGCGACCACCGTGCTGTTGTCACCCTCGCTGAACGACGGTAAGAACGCTTCGCCATCGACCTGGACGCGCACGTCGAGGCCGAACAGCGTGTTATCCCGACCGTCGAACGACGATTCGGGAATCGTCCGAATCCCCTCGAGCGGGGACGCGTACGTACGGTAGACGGCGATTTTCTCCTTGCCGTAGTTCATCGTCCGCTGCTCGGAATCGTCCGCAGTACGACTCGCTGATCGCTTCTGATTAACCGTCATTGTCTGTCTGGACCATCTGGATCAGCATACAAAAACACTGGTATTCGTACAACATTGGGGGGATAATACGCGATAAACGGAGGAGAATATCAACTGGGGGCCGCTGAAGCTGTAATTCAGCACAGCTCGAGAATGACGGTTCTACGCCAGCCGTCGGTACCGAGCGGACCAGTCGGCGGCTGCCATCACGTGGGAAACCGATCTTCGAGCCGGAACCGGGCGATCGTGTGTACTTCCGCCAGCGCCGTCCGGAACTCGTCGGCTTCCGAGTGTTCAACTCGCCGTTCCATCGCCTCCCGGATCGTCTCTGGTGATTCGTCCCTGACGGCCATGATGAACGGGAACCCGAACGTCTCGAGGTAGCGTTCGTTCAGTCGTTGGAAGGCCTCGTACATCTCGGGGGAAAGCTGGTCGAGACCGGCAGCGGCCTGTTCCTCCGCGGATGATTCCGTAATCCTGGTCTGGTCGCCGAGATCCGGATGCGCTCGGAGCAGTTCCAGTTTCTTTTCCCGCGATGCGTCGTCGACCGCGTGTTTCATCGCGTCTCGTAGCTCCGCGAGCGACGCGAACGGTCGTTCCGAGCGGACCCGCTCAGCGACCCAGGGGGAGTGCTCGTATATGTCGTCCAACTCGTCGACGAACGCCGCTTCATCGAGGTGATTGATCTCGTCGATCGTGAGGTCGGCCATCGCCGGTTGTTGTTCGCACTGCCGATGACTTAAACTGTTGCCTTCGTGCAATACAGAATCTCACACGCTCCAGTCGGGGACGTTCCGTTCGATGAACTCCCCGTGACCGGGGTCGGCCGCGATCTCGCCGTCCTCAGCGACCACTGCTCCCCGGACGAGCGTCTTCGTGACTCGTCCCGTCACCTCCCGTCCCTCGTAAATCGAGTAATCCGCCTTAGATGCGTTGTCTTCGGCAGTGATCGTGTCTGTTGCTTCGGGGTCGAACAGGACGATATCGGCGTCCGTTCCCGGGTCGAGGGTCCCCTTGTTCGGGAGTCCGAACGTTTCCGCCGGATTGGTGCTCATGACGCGGACGAGAAACGGGTAGCTCAGCCCTCGCTCGTTGATCGCCTCGTCGTGAAACACCGGCAGGCTCACCTGCACACCGTTCGCGCCGTAGGGCCCCTCCCACCACGGCTGGTTCTCCTTGCTCGACCGCAGCTGGGCGACGTGGTCCGTCGAGATGACGCTCAGCACACCACGGCGGAGCGACTCGAACATCGCTTCGACATCGTCCGGCGTCCGGATCGGCGGCGCGATTTTCGGGAGATTACCGAGCCTCGAGTAAATCGACGCATCGAGCGTCGTATAATGCGTACAGGTCTCCGCCCGGACGCGAGAGCCGTCGTCCTGAAACCGGGCGATCGCATCGACCGCTTCGCGGCAGCTCGTATGAAAGCCGTAGTACTTCGCTCCGGCCTCGGTGGCGAGCCGGACTGCGTCTTCGGCGGCCATCGCCTCCGCGTAGTCCGGTCGAGACTGTGGATACTCTTCGGGAGCCGCCTTTCCGGCCGCCCGTAACTCGGCCGCGAGGGATCGACAGACCGAGTCGTCTTCCGTGTGGACCACGCCGACAGCTCCGTGATCCGCGAGCACGTCGAACACCCGCCGCAGATAGCCGCTCGAGACGCCGAAGTCGTAGGCCGTGTACATTTTGAACGATGTCACACCGGCATCAATGAGGTCTGGAATTTCCTCGAAGAGATCGTCTCCCTCGCGGAGGATGCCGCCGTGGAGTCCGAAGTCGACGAGCGCCTCCCGTTGATTGGCACGCTTTCGTTGGAGCCCGTCAGTGATCGGGGCCGGTTCGTCCCACGGGCTCTCTTCGCTCTCGTAGGCTTGCCACGCGAAATCGATGACGGTGGTGACGCCGCCCAGTGCGGCCGCGCTCGTGGCGGTCCGATAGCTATCGATCGAGACGTGGTCGTCGATGTGGACGTGTGGATCGACGATCCCGGGCATAACTAACTGGTCCGTTGCGTCGATTCGGACGTCTCCCTCGGGGAGATTTCCCTCCTCGCCGACGCCGACGATGGTCCCGTCGTTGATGGCGACCGCGGCGTCGAACGTCGACGAGGCAGTAACGACGGTACCGCCCGCGATGACTGTATCGACCGACATGCGCTACCGGTACTGTCCCGAAGAAATTATAGATACCGATCACTCTCCACTCGAGCCGAAATCCGCCGGTCGATGTGCTCGGCGAAACCGCAACGATACCGGGGAACCGGAATACGGAGCCACTCTGTTATTTGTCATCCTTCCGGAGTTCGAACCCCACAAATGTTTAGATACTGGGGTGAAATGTCTGAGTATGGTACCTTTCGAAGGAACCAACGGCAGGACTCTCGGTTCTGTCAGGACAGGCGGTTGCAGACGGAGCACAGCGAGGTCGAACCGATGACTGAGACGCTCGTCACGAACGGACGGATCATCACCCAGAACGCCGATCGAGAACTGATCTCGGACGGGGCAATCCTCCTCAGAGACGACGTGATCGCTGCCGTCGGGCCGGCAGCCGAACTGGAAGCCGAGTACGACTCCGAACGACGCATCGACGCCGACGGCGGAACCATCATCCCGGGGCTGATCAATGCACACACCCACGTTTCCGACATCATTCTCCGGGGCGCGTACAGCGCGGATCGAGGGCTGTACGATTGGCTGTACAACGTCAAGCGCCCGGCCTGCATCGCGATGGAGTCGGAGGACCACGCCGCTGCCGCGGCGCTGTACTGCCTCGAGGCCATCCAGTCCGGCGTGACGACGTTCGTCGAAAACGATACGGAGATCATCTGGGACGGTCGGGCGGAGATCGAAGCCAAACTCGATGTCTACGAAGAGTCGGGGATCAGAAACGTCTACGGCGCTGGCTTCGCGGACGATCCCCCCGACGGGGAATTCGAGGCGCTGCTTACGGATATCATGGGCCGCGAGCCGTCGGTGGAGCATCCGCCTGCGGATCGTCTGACTGTCGAGACGGAGACCGCCCTGCACGAGGTGGAGTCGCTGCTGGAGGACCATCACGGTCGTGCTGACGGCCGCCAGTCGGTCTGGCCCGCTCCCATCGTCGTCGAAACCACGACGACGCAGGGCTTTCAGGGGGCCGCTCGACTCGCAGAGGAGTACGACGTGATGACGACGGCCCACGTCGCGGAGGCCGAGGCGCAGACGCGCGGACCGGCGCTGTCCAGTATCGAGTATCTCCGAAACATTGGCTATCTCGGCGACCGTACCCTGCTGGGCCACTGCGTTCAGATCGATAGTGCCGACGTGCGGATCCTGGCCGAGTCGAACACCGCCGTCGCCCACAATTTCTTCGCCAACATGCGGCTGGCCACCGGGTTCGCGCCGATCACAGACCTGCTCGACCACGGCGCGACCGTCGGTCTCGGGACGGACAACGCGAACCTCAGCGACACGGTCAACCCGCTGAACGATCTCCGGGCGGTCTTTGCGGCCCACAAGGGTTTTCACCGGGACGCGAGCGTCCTCGACGCGGCGACGGCGTTTGACATGGTCACCATCGACGGCGCACGCGCCATCGGCCGCGAGGACGACCTCGGCTCGATCGAGGTGGGCAAACAGGCCGACCTCGCGATCGTCGATATGGACCAGCCACATCTCACCCCGGCCCCGGATCCGGTGTTCGCACTGGTGGCCGGCGCGCAGGGCTTCGAGGTGGAGACGCTGCTGTGTGCGGGGGAGGTCGTCATGTCCGACCGCGAGGTACAGACGCTCGGGGAGACGAACGAACTACTGGACGATGCAACCGCGGCCGCCGAGACTGTCGTCGAACGAGTCGGCATTGAGTGAGAGCGGCCGAACTTACGAATCCACTGCAGGCGATACAGACGCACGTTCGAGCGCCTGCTGGCAGTACGACCGGACGAGACCGAGCCGATGGCGTCCGTCGGCCACCTCGTTCGCCACCAGCGTCCCGGGATCGACATCGCGGAGTGCAGCGTCGGCGGCCCGCGCTCGCCGCTCGTCATCGAGTGTTCCGCCGGCGAGCGTCTCCTCGACCCGCGGGAGACGAATCGGATACGGCTTCGCGCCGTTGACCGCGACCCGTGCCGACTCGACGAGACCGCCGTCGGTTTCGAGTCGGGCAGCGACGCTCACGATCGCGTAGCCGGAGTATTCCGAGGTCCGGATGTACCCGCTCCGAGCCCCGTCAGGGATGGCGATTTCGGTGAGCAATTCGTCGGGTTCGATAGCGGTTTCATCGGGTCCGCAAAACCACTCCTCGGCGTCGATCCGGCGGCGGCCGTTCGGCCCGCGGACGACGATCGTGCCGCCGAGAGCGAGAACGGCGGCCGGAGCGTCGTACTTCGGATCGGCAACCACGAGGTTGCCACCGATTGTTCCCTGGTGTTTCGCCTGATAGTCGCCCACGGAGTCGGTCGCCTCTGCGAGTGCGCGGGCGTGATCGCGGACGGTCGCGGACGCGGCGATCCGGTCGTGAGTCGTCAGCGCGCCGATACGAGTTCCCCCGTCCTGCCGGGAGATCCCGCGGAGCGCGTCGATACCGCTGATATCGACGAGCCGATCCGGCGTCTCGATCCCGTCTTTCAAACGTGGGACGAGCGAATAGCCGCCGGCCACGATCCGCGTCTCGGAGTCGCCGGCGAGCAGTTCGAGCACCGCGTCGACGCTCTCGGCCTCGACGTACTCGACCGGGAGTTGGTTCGACATCTAGCTCCCCTCTTGGAGTCCGTCCCAGATCGACGCGGCAGTGATCGGGAGCTCGGTGATTCGAACCCCGACGGCGTCGTCGACGGCGTTTGCGACGGCCGGAGACGGGCCGAGGATCGACACCTCCCCGACGCTTTTCGCGCCGTAGGGCCCCGTCGGCTCGTAGGTCTCGACGATCTCTGTCTCGATCTCCGGCAAATCCGGCGCGTGCATCACCTCGTAATCTCGGAGCCCGCGGATATCCGGCCGGCCGTCCTCGTCGAAGGGCAGCGTCTCCGAGAGAGTCTGTCCGAGTCCCATGACCGCGCCGCCGACGATCTGGCCGCGCACGTTCGCGGGGTTGAGAGCCTGTCCGCAGTCGACGGCGTTGACCAGTCGCAAGACCTCGAACTCGCCAGTTTGCGTGTCGACTTCGACCTCGGCGAACTGCGCAGCGAACGGTTTTGGCGACAGTGCCGTGAAGTGTTCGCCGGTGCCGATGAGCCGGCGTTTCGGCCCCCGAACGCCCTCGAAGGCTTCAGCGGCGAACGCTCCGAGCGTCATCGACGTTCCGTCTGGGAACGAGACGTTCCCGTCAGCCAACTCGACGGACTCAGGATCCGTCTCGTGCCACTCGGCCGCGAGTTCCCGGACCT from Natrinema versiforme harbors:
- a CDS encoding dihydroorotase family protein; amino-acid sequence: MSVDTVIAGGTVVTASSTFDAAVAINDGTIVGVGEEGNLPEGDVRIDATDQLVMPGIVDPHVHIDDHVSIDSYRTATSAAALGGVTTVIDFAWQAYESEESPWDEPAPITDGLQRKRANQREALVDFGLHGGILREGDDLFEEIPDLIDAGVTSFKMYTAYDFGVSSGYLRRVFDVLADHGAVGVVHTEDDSVCRSLAAELRAAGKAAPEEYPQSRPDYAEAMAAEDAVRLATEAGAKYYGFHTSCREAVDAIARFQDDGSRVRAETCTHYTTLDASIYSRLGNLPKIAPPIRTPDDVEAMFESLRRGVLSVISTDHVAQLRSSKENQPWWEGPYGANGVQVSLPVFHDEAINERGLSYPFLVRVMSTNPAETFGLPNKGTLDPGTDADIVLFDPEATDTITAEDNASKADYSIYEGREVTGRVTKTLVRGAVVAEDGEIAADPGHGEFIERNVPDWSV
- a CDS encoding amidohydrolase family protein, coding for MTETLVTNGRIITQNADRELISDGAILLRDDVIAAVGPAAELEAEYDSERRIDADGGTIIPGLINAHTHVSDIILRGAYSADRGLYDWLYNVKRPACIAMESEDHAAAAALYCLEAIQSGVTTFVENDTEIIWDGRAEIEAKLDVYEESGIRNVYGAGFADDPPDGEFEALLTDIMGREPSVEHPPADRLTVETETALHEVESLLEDHHGRADGRQSVWPAPIVVETTTTQGFQGAARLAEEYDVMTTAHVAEAEAQTRGPALSSIEYLRNIGYLGDRTLLGHCVQIDSADVRILAESNTAVAHNFFANMRLATGFAPITDLLDHGATVGLGTDNANLSDTVNPLNDLRAVFAAHKGFHRDASVLDAATAFDMVTIDGARAIGREDDLGSIEVGKQADLAIVDMDQPHLTPAPDPVFALVAGAQGFEVETLLCAGEVVMSDREVQTLGETNELLDDATAAAETVVERVGIE
- a CDS encoding xanthine dehydrogenase family protein subunit M translates to MSNQLPVEYVEAESVDAVLELLAGDSETRIVAGGYSLVPRLKDGIETPDRLVDISGIDALRGISRQDGGTRIGALTTHDRIAASATVRDHARALAEATDSVGDYQAKHQGTIGGNLVVADPKYDAPAAVLALGGTIVVRGPNGRRRIDAEEWFCGPDETAIEPDELLTEIAIPDGARSGYIRTSEYSGYAIVSVAARLETDGGLVESARVAVNGAKPYPIRLPRVEETLAGGTLDDERRARAADAALRDVDPGTLVANEVADGRHRLGLVRSYCQQALERASVSPAVDS